The DNA window TTGGTAGGCCCGCTGGCGTAGTGATCAATGGGAAATCCGGCAAGGTCGGCGACAAGGTGGAGCAACCACTCTTCACCATGGAGGCTGGAAAGACTTATAGGTACAGAGTGTGCAATGTCGGGTTGAGGAACTCCATCAATCTCAGGATCCAAGGCCACACTTTAAAATTGGTTGAAATGGAAGGATCTCACACTGTCCAAAACGTGTATGATTCACTCGACATCCATGTTGGGCAATGCATGTCCGTTTTGGTGACTGCAAACCAAGCCCCCAAGGACTACTACTTGGTGGCATCGAGCCGATTCGCCAGACGCCCCGACGTGTCAGTCGCCGTCATCCGCTACACCAACAGCAACACCCCCGCATCCCCCCTGCTCCCACCACCACCACCCGAGAACTCCGCCGGCATCGCATGGTCCATCAACCAGTTCCGCTCTTTCAGGTGGAACCTCACCGCCAGCGCAGCCCGACCCAACCCACAAGGCTCATACCACTATGGAAAGATCAACATCACCCGCACAATCAAGATCGCCAACACAAGGTCAGTGGTGAACGGCAAGCTCCGTTTTGGCATCAACGGCGTCTCCCACGTGGATCCCGCAACCCCGCTAAAGCTCTCCGAGTACTTCGGCCTCTCCGAGAAGGAATTCCAGTACAATCTCGTGAAAGACGAGCCCATATCCGGATCAAACGCCGTGGTCGCCCCCAGCGTAGTTAACGCCACTTTCAGGAACTTCGTCGAGATCATCTTCGAGAACCACGagaaaacaattcagacatggCACTTAGACGGATATTCGTTCTTCGCAGTGGCCATCGAGCCCGGGAGATGGAGCCCCGACAAGAGAAAGAACTACAATCTAGTTGATGGAGTGAGCAGGCACAACATTCAAGTGTATCCCAATTCTTGGGCCGCCATAATGACCACCCTGGACAACGCCGGAATGTGGAACTTGCGGTCGGAGATGTGGGAGAGGACTTACTTGGGACAACAGCTGTACTTCAGCGTGTTGTCTCCGGCGCGTTCGTTGAGGGACGAGTACAATATTCCGGAGGCACAGCAACTTTGTGGTATTGTCAAGGGCTTGCCAAAGCCTGCTCTCTACGCAGGAGCTTGATTTCATTATTTGtagtttaatttaataattgcttcattatttttgttaaattttCGAGCAAATAATGTATCTTGACAAGgttttttttaattcattttatgaataataatcataatgttattatatatagatatatgtgTATGAATTATATTGAAATTAAATATACAAGTCAAGATTCAAAGATTTGTTTAATTACTGATTTATACtataaataataatcaaattTGGCATTAATTagatgcaattttttttttttttgtgtgagtGTGTTTATACATGTAATGTTCTAAACAATTTAAATAAGAAATCGTTAATTTGAACTCAAGTATTGAAATTAAATGTTTTTATggaatttgaaaaaaatttaacaaaCATTTATGAATAACATAAGAAAatctaaaatattaataattaatgattAGCGTAATACAAAGATTTGCtgtcatataatatatatatatatatatatatatatatatatatatatatgtatgtatatgtatatatatatatatgtatgtatatgtatataccATAGAAATTATGgtataaacatgtgaatttGAGTACAAGATGTGTatgtaaattgtgatttttagtatgaattatattttttttcctacACTAATACTCGTTTACAAATTTGACTACGAAACATTTAGATTGAAAATTGATATACGATTACTAATCAAGTATCTCAAATCAAGTATATTTTTTaagtataaaattattttttaaattttttaagtataaatatgaaaattgaTATACGATCACTAATCAAGTGACTCAAAGTGGATGGAATTCAGAAGAGTGGATAAAATGGTATTTAGGAAGAAAAAGATTCAAAACATGCAagcaaaggaaagaaaaagctAATCAATTTGAGCCATGGAGCCCGACCAGTGCAGAATAAGGACCTAGGCAAACCTTTTTTTCCgaattatttaattatcttCCTCCCGCGGCGAAGGTGAGCATTACTGCTAGGGTGACGACTAATATCCATACTGCGCGCAGTGGTTTTTTACGGTTTTCAAAAGAAACATCTCATCGTAAAACCGTGGGCAGATTCAAATTTAGTATGGTTTATTCAAATTTCGTCGCTAAaacaaattgttttttttttttgcaggggagatttgataaattttgtaAGACTAATGATGATTTCCTCTCGTAACTTTGGCCAATTATTTGAATGAAGTGGGTAAtcaaaataaatcatatatatagaattttcgatatcttaaaaaaatttattattaacttttcttttatattttatgaaaaaaatataataagaaaATCACTTTTTTAGATGTATCGAACACTTAACATGTTAGCCAAAATAATGTAATCAATACAAAATATAGGAAACATATGTGATTATTTGCAAACCAAAATGATTAGAATATAAAACTAACCTTAGACACAATAGGTCTATTAtcgaattaaaattttaaaaaaatcaataataaattaaCCAGATTTCTCTTGGAGTTGATGAACTTCACACTTTAAATAGAGTTCATATGTTAAAATTGTTACACCAAtatataaacaaacaaaaaactaacgaataaaatatgttaaaacatataatagAATAACaccataaatataatccaacAAActaatttgtaaaaataaaataatgaaacaAACAAACGAGACCTATGACAAAGTACAGTTTTTGTTCAACATAATCATCATCTCCACGAGGTGCTCGATGATCAATACAAACATCTGTTTATCAAGATACAATGATTGAACCATTAATAAATTAAGCACCAATTTACTATTCCGACGAACTAAAATCATACATTTACTTTATCAAAAAAAACTCAACGGATGCCAAATAAAAGCTAGCAATATAAAATGCAAGAGAATGTTCGAGTGAAATCTTGAGTATGTGTGTGTGGATTGAGAAAATGGACACACTGATTTATAGActcaaaaaaacaaacaaaaagtcACTCAAGAATGTAGAGAGCCAAAAGTCCacattaactcaagaatgttGAAAGCTAAAATACACTCCCACATTATACAAATTTTCATTCAaactttaatttgaatttcattTTTCAACAACTCATGATATTAATGAAAACTGATACAAAATATTGTTGATAAAGTTGTACCGTTGAACCCTGCATAGGTTAAGTAGATGTAccttttgattttcttttgtgaaaatatatttgttttacTAGTTGATTGATAGACATGATGTCCTTGAACTGTTCTGCGACTTATATAAATTAAGATATATTTCACACATGACTTTTCTAATACAATTCAGTTATCATAATTGTGTTTGTTTTGGACATGAAAAAATGCTCAATTCTGTGAAAGGGTCTAGAATTGAGCCGCACAATTCTTTTAAAGATGCCGTACTTTTTCCTCACATAGGTGATTCATTGAACACATAAGAATCGTTAACGTTGTATATTTATCATCAACATTCATTGTTCCATCTTAAGAATGGACTAGAGATAACCCCTTAGCGATCCACCAAATTAGTGCAAGTGGGTGGTGTTTGGTTTTCCCATTAACTTCAGTCTTGTTTGGTTTTTCATTCGTACCAATTTATTCAATAGGCTTAAGTCTCATTCTCCTTAATGATTTCACGACTAACTCTCTGTTAAACCAATTGGTTAGCAGATCCACTATATTATCATTTGACTTTACATATTCAACAACGATAACTCCGGTTGAGGGTAGTTGTCTAATGGTATTGTGTTTATGCCATATATGTCTAGACTTATCATTATACGTATTGGTTTCTGCTCTTCAAATCGCAGATTGTCTATCGCAATGTATATGTAGCGTCCCGAAAATCtgaaagtccacgtgaaccacgtgcaaattattaaatttctttggtattttatgaaattctcttaatgcattaaaatgcgtgtttattaatttgtgtttaattattttatgcaagaTTTTTGCATGATAAGATTTATcacacgatttatttttataaattaaagcAAGGTGTTTTTAAGTCGATTTTTGCAAAAAAGGATCTTATTAGGTttttttacccgcatgattttatttttaacggtacgctaATTTTATCGGATCGGGTGACGTTTTGAGGTTTCGgcgtatattttcaaaatctttccaacacaaaatatttttcgagagtacATTTGGATATAATGAGCCTACTTTTAAACTTGTTGGGCTTAAAACCCTTTCAAACCCTTAATTATCATATTAGAGCCCATTAATGAGTTGATTaaccatttaattattatatactaAAACTTTAACCTCCCGTAACCCCTCCCCACAGCCGTTATACGTGCCTCCCCTTTCATAATTCCTCGGTATCAGAACACAACAGCTGAAGGCTTCGGTTCCCTCTTGGTTTGCAAAAGAAAAACTTCATCCGGGTCTCCATTTGCATCGTTTTTGTCTTCAAATCATCAAGGCATGCTTTGTACTTGTCCTTTCTGCATCATACACGTTTATTATGTTGGTGATCATATCCGTGCGTGATAAACGCGATCTAGCTTTGTACAAGAAAATTCTCTCGATTTCCATGTGATTATGGTGTTTCCTTGGCCAACTCTCATATTTTCTGGTTTTGATGCAAGGGGCTGCTGTATTAGGATGACGAGGGGTTGTACAGATCGTGAATCATTGAGGTTAGGTACAACTGGGTGCATCGCGGTAGGGTTTTGATGCAACAGGGTGAGAGCCGATCGGGTACTGTGAGGTGTGAGGGGGTTCGATTCACATTGTTCTGCTACACCGACTGTGAGGGGCCTTCTCCAGCCTTgaaccagaccctggtgggtctgattTGGGGTCTGGAAGGGCTCGAACAACACTGGAGCGGTGGGACAATCGATTGGGCCAGGTAGTGACGCGTTGGTCTCGGTAGGAGGGCGGGTTGGGAATTTTCGCTTCCTAGCTTTTAGAAGCAAGCATGGGGCGGGTAGCTTGGCTCTGATAGGTGG is part of the Primulina eburnea isolate SZY01 unplaced genomic scaffold, ASM2296580v1 ctg191_ERROPOS3500000, whole genome shotgun sequence genome and encodes:
- the LOC140820845 gene encoding L-ascorbate oxidase homolog, with product MGSKMIFVAMLLCLSLGVMAEDPYLFFEWHVSYGTVAPLGVPQQGILINGQFPGPVINCTSNNNIVVNVFNELDEPLLLSWTGVQQRKNSWQDGTPGTMCPIMPGTNYTYKFQVKDQIGTYYYFPTTGLQRAAGGIGMLKIHSRELIPVPFDWPADEYPVLLGDWYNKGHKTLKALLDSGRSIGRPAGVVINGKSGKVGDKVEQPLFTMEAGKTYRYRVCNVGLRNSINLRIQGHTLKLVEMEGSHTVQNVYDSLDIHVGQCMSVLVTANQAPKDYYLVASSRFARRPDVSVAVIRYTNSNTPASPLLPPPPPENSAGIAWSINQFRSFRWNLTASAARPNPQGSYHYGKINITRTIKIANTRSVVNGKLRFGINGVSHVDPATPLKLSEYFGLSEKEFQYNLVKDEPISGSNAVVAPSVVNATFRNFVEIIFENHEKTIQTWHLDGYSFFAVAIEPGRWSPDKRKNYNLVDGVSRHNIQVYPNSWAAIMTTLDNAGMWNLRSEMWERTYLGQQLYFSVLSPARSLRDEYNIPEAQQLCGIVKGLPKPALYAGA